tttcgttCAATTAGTAACCTTTGCCTAAGCTCTGCAATCGTCATATTTCCTTCACTCGCTGTAACTGGTTCTTCGTTCCCAATTATCTGTCATTCCTCTGTGGAATTCGTCATCGCAGTATGGACACACTCACTTGATGTTCTTCCATTCTTTCCTCTTGTTGCTCATTCGTCTTCGTTCAGCAATTCTGTTACTTCTTCTAGTTGTCATTCCTTGTTCAACAACAGACTCTATCCTtaccatttctaaatttttagatctcacttttttccttaaaatctatGATATACTATCAGGAATTATCATCCAGAGTTGTTtcctagcgccaaaaatgtagttgtaagttttcttacaactacactccacttaAACTAATTCAATTACTAAgtgatcattatgaattcttatttgattaattgaaTATAGAGAATGTTTGcaagatagattcaagtattacaacaattttacTTGAAACCTAGATTCACTATCTCTCTCTCCCTATTTCTTGACCAAGATTTACCTTAGAATCCCCCCAGAAACaatgacctctctcctttatatagggttttatatagtggatgacagctaagaaacccattattttcgggatcactatgcgacacattcgctcatatacaatcgctcaccTTCGCATAGCATACGTCTTCGCatagttcttcacactttacccatgacattgctgacatcatctggtgcgtcatctcaacttttcTGTGTGCGACTCCCTTCGCTTAGGTTGTATTTACTTCGCGTAGTtattaacgtgtgcgatatttaactcctacagtcGCTCTCTTTATTATTTCCCAAACACAAATGTTTATAGAAACTTAAATCTTCCAGCTCTTTAAGATCACTAAGCACAATTGGGCTGATACCGAATTCAGTCATAACTCTGTATACGTGAGAGAACGAATATATAAACAACTGAGGATATCGATACCACGACATAGTTATATATCATGATCATTTGTGCTGATGGGATCTGAAAGTCTTAAGAAGGGAAAGAACCTAGGTAGGTTGTGAAAGAGATGAGTGACTGATCATCAAATACACTATgatatgtatatatatcatgATCAGTAGTCTTAAGAAGGGAAAGAACCTAGGTAGGTTCAATAGAATGTTACGAAGAGGAGTGGAGGGGTCTAGCTGCCCGCAAATACTTTATACGGGCAGTGTACCCAACTGAAAACGAAGAGTAGAAAATGGTAGTTGAAACTGCCCGGATATTAGTGCGGGAACGTGTTTTTGACTCGTTTTCTTTGCAGAATCACATGTTTAACAGTGAACTGAGATTGTCAAGATAATTAAGTACTCCAGTATTAGTATATTTTTGGACCATTTCCTAGTTCTTTCTTGTGAATTTATTTTAATAGATAAAATAGTCTATAGCTTCTTTAGCAAAACGTGGTGTtaataaaagaatttttttaaacAGAAAATAGATTATATAGCCGAAAAGGTATGttttctgggtcaaatggacCGAAAAGGTATGttttctgggtcaaatggacCGAAAAGGTATCTTTTAATGGGGGAGACGTTACTGCCCTTCATAGACATCATTTCTTCTCGTCTTCTTCGTCGAACAAAAACCAGATCTGAAAAAAGTTTAAACAAGATCTCGTTCTCCATCGCTGCTATCACCACTGTGGAAAATCAAACTCTCTCTTCAAAAAaatttcaccaccaccaccaccaccaattatCTCCAAAACCCTTCTTCAACTGCTCTCCACCGGATCCAttgctttcttcttctgctctcgatcttctctttctccaccaccaccatcatcaactataaccacatctaccaccaccaccatcgacaataatacaaccaccaccatcaacatctacAACAAActacaaccaacaccaccaccttcctTCACCACCGCAACCATCGACAATACTACAACCACCAACATCAGCATCTACAGCAActacaaccaacaccaccacctccCTCCACCACCGCaaacatcaacatcatcgtcaACATTGATATCACCACTACCACAAAACACCGACAACCCTAATTAAATAGAGAGTTCTCaaattcattcaaaccaaaactaggattttctcTTCCATCAATTTCACTGGTAAGTTTCTCGATCCTAattctttttcatgattttattatcAGAACTCATCAATTCACACGAATTGATGTTAGCTACCTTAATTTTCTGAAATGAATCATTTTTATGAATGAAATTTCattctgtttttttcttcttgtgtaaATCTAACTTAAAACATGATTGAAAATGGTTTGGATTAAACTGGTTTCATGTTGGTTtaagttttgtaaaatccagtttAAAATTCATTGAATTTTGTTTGTATGTAACTAGTTTCATATAGATTAAGCTTATGTAAAATCTAGtctgaaattgattgaatttggtttggatgaaattggtttcatcgtgtTTTGGATGGAGTTGAAATTGTTTTCATCAAAGTTTAAACATggatgaaacttttttttttggttgtatttggtgggaaggatgtaatcagtttcatcTAGTTTACACATTGATATACCTCAATTTTTATCAGAATATACccttggtgaaaccaatttcatcaagTTGTGGACTGtaatatatttgtttttttgtCAAAATATGTAGTATGAAAACTAGATGTGGTGTTCCTCTATTAGAGCCTAATCTGTACCATCACATTCTTATTTGTTTTGTAGGTGGAGAAAATTTTTGGACCTGGAAATCGGTTAGTCACAGCTGCAAAAATGATTTCTAGGTATTCTTGTCATCTCCTCTATTTAAGCACTTGGAACTTCCATTACCGTTTCTCATTCTGCGTTTTCTTCTTATACCAAACTATTTGTCTTCATGTTTTAAATGTTCTTTATCTATGTCCAATTCTTAATATCATCGCTTGAATCTCAGAGGTACCTCTCACATTCTTATTTTCCTTGATGCAGAACAGTGAAGCGAATGGTTTCAGTAGACATGCCTGCTGGCCCATCTGAAGTTCTGATTTTTGCTGATAAACATGCCGGCCCGGTTCATATAGCAGCTGATTTACTGTCTCAAGTATGGATAGATTTACTTCGGGATTTCTTATGTAGTTGGTACTGTGAACTTCATGTAAAATATTGAAAAATTCTACGTTATCTTTGTCCCACGCAAAAAATTCTGCTGGCCCACAGTTTCACCGTGTTTGGTCGTACATACCCTTAAGTACGAGATACCCTTAAGCAGAACAATCTGGAGACATGATATTCATATGAGAGTTTAGCCAAGTAGTGGATCTGTTATCTTCACTACTAGCTATGAGATTTGCATTCTTAAATGTGTATGTTATTTTAGGACTAAAATCTCTGTTATGATAAACCTCCAGGCCTCTCCTTTTCAAATTTGTATGCCCCAGGGAATCTGATAATGAATGTCAACGATGCAGAGAACTGGGAGCAATTCAGCGAATATTGTTTGTTATTGTGTAGAAGTGCAGAGCTGCATGAATGACATTAGTTATCAGGTATTGACATTTGTTGCTACTTCTCTATTGTTGGTGTTCTCCCTGTTTCAGAGTTGGGCTAGTTTCTCCGCAAGGACCGCAACCTTATGCTTGAATTGAAAGGTGTGATTCTGTAAACCCTTGGTCTTGTAGTTATTCCTTTACTATCTGCTGCACTTTCAACTTCGCCTGTGTGACCTGACATATGACTGAAGTATGTATACTGACGGTAACTGAGATGCTGCTTCGTTGGTTAATAGTTATGATGATCCAACATGCATTGAGATGGTGCACCATCTATGTTCCAAGCTGTGTACAACTTTGGTAGTCTGAGAACATCACCTTTTGGTTgtttttgtggattttttttttctttgtatgaTGAGACTTATTGTAAATATCTGAATCATTTTTGTGAACTTGATTTCATGAATGAGAATGTATTTTGGGACAAAATGCTCTGTGAATGAATGTTTAAAAGGGTAATGGGGAAGGCATCCTGCCAAAGAAACTAAAAAATTCGTTtccaatttttcaaaatttagcAGCGCTTTACAGGCGTTAATATTGGGTATATGCGACAGTTGGAGTTTGCATCCAGGGACGGTTTCGAAAAGCATTTGAGACGGATTTAAAACCGTCCCTACAGCAACAAGCCGTcccaaatagtattagtgacggtcgAAATAAACCGTCCCTAGAAGGCAAAGCCGTCCCTAGGGGACCTTTTTGGGACGACTTTTCACTTCTTGGGATGCTTTTTTGACCGTCCCAGGAGACCTTCTGTTTTTTAGTGCCATAAAATATAGGATCCATGAATAAAGGAAATTTATCTCACTCCATTATATGAACACCATGCCACCATATATGTTATTTTGGGGTTATGTACCTTGCATGAAATTTCTAACTCGCTTATAAAAAGTACTACCTCTGTCCCCAAATTAGTTGAGCTAGTAGTACAATCTGAAAaatatttatctctcaaactatattaCGAATAGCATTTTGAAACATCTACataatgaatataaacatgactatcaaatgatATAAAGTCAATTATTAATGGGGCAAATTTTGAAAATGACTAGCTCAACTAATTTGGGACAGAGAGAATAATTCTTAAATCAATGGTAAATCTGCATTAGATTTTGATTTAATTAAAAAATCTATTTCATGCATTTATGACTGCAGATCCATAATAAATATCATATATGACTATTTGTTACTCCGATTTGTTAAATAGTGCACATTGCAAGACACTTCTAACTCATTTATAAAAAGTAATTCTTGAATCAATGGTaaatctgcattatattttgatttgattataaaATCTATTTCATGCATTTATGATTGCATATCCCAAATAAGTATCTTATAGGAGTATTTGTTACACCGATTAGTTAAATAGTGCACCTaggtttttgtttattttttgtaacCATTGCTCAATACTAGTAAGCAAATAGTTGCACCATTAATTAACAATGGAAAATTACACTCTTCTCTCAGTCTTTGTAGCCATGGTTTTCGTTCTGAATTTGAATTTTTTAGAAGTCGATGGAAGACAAAGCATATCcatagaagaagatttagagtaCGAAAGACAACTCAAGATACTCAACAAACCTCCTATCAAGACGATTCATGTAGGATTTAAACTAACATTCATGTGCAAACTTAACGATTGTTTGTTATATTAATATTCATATATACTATCAGTGCATCTACTAATTGTTTCTTACATGATAGTCGTCATGGGGTGATATCTACGATTGCATCGATTTTTACAAGCAAcctgcatttgatcatcctttgctcaaaaatcataaatttcaGGTTCGTTTAATGTCATTATATGTATTTGactttttctttcttgttaatgTAGCCTCTTACAGACTAGACTAGTAATACTGATAAATtaagaaacaaaattatttttgaatttttccttttttctgtCTTTCCAATATAAGTAGTTCGGAGTTTCTTCTTCAGATGAAACCAAATTCAGAGTTGAAAGGAGGTAGGAGTGAGAGTGGCACCCCAATTTTTCAAACTCAAGTAGAAAGTTGTGCACAAGGAACGGTACCCATACGAAGGACACGAAAAGAAGATTTAATCAGAGCCAAGTATTCCTCATTGTCAATTGAACCCATGTCTGCCCCTAAAAACGAATACGTAAGAATATTTTGTAATTTGTATCACATTGTTCTAAGGTATATATATTCCAGTTCATGTCATTTGTTAATTTGCCTCGAGAATACTTTAGTTTGCAGGTATTGTGTATCAACATGATGGCGAAACATTTCATGGGGCAACTGCGAACATAAGCATATGGAAGCCAAACGTGAACCTCGATGAATATAGCATGGCGGAAATTTCTTTAAGATCCGGTTGGGATCGTCAATACAATAGAATACATGTTGGATGGATGGTACGTGATAAATAAATTCCATTTGTTTCAAATcagttataaaaaaaatctcaagAGGCAAAGAAAAGTTCGGCACAACTTCAACTAATACTTGTTGTACGATCTATTTATACTTGATTTTCATCGAACTTGACTTCAAAGTTTATGTATATTTATTAGGTGAATCCCTTGTTCTACGGAAATGACACCAATGTTCGACAATTTACCTACTGGACTGTAAGTTTTAACAATATTATCGTTTATAGTTATTAACAAATATTGTTCTATCTTTATGTTTCTTTCTTGGTTTATCGAAAAACAATCCAACGTAATTTATTTTGACAGGCAGACAATGGCCAACAGACAGGATGCTATAATACTCTTTGTCCTGGTTTTGTTCAAGTTGACGGTCGATTTACTCCTGACTTGCCTTACGAAGCCATATCTGTTTATGGAGGCGATGTTGTTGAAGTCCAATCCCATGTATATCTGGTAAGTAAACCATATTAATTAATCTACGTTTTTGTTATATAAGTCAAGTGCAGCTGAGATGCTAATATAATCTCTTTtccgacaaaaaaaaaaagattcgtgAAATTTATTTGTAATTAAGAGCCTTTATTCCATGAAATAATGAAAGCTACACATGCATGTATACATTATTTTTCTGTTTGTAAATGGTGTAAACTATACCATATGGGATGATATTAATTTGATTTCTGTGTTTCACATCAAACTGTAGGATTCATCGGAAAAGAAATGGTGGTATGTAATTCAAGGCACAAAAGTTGGATACTGGCCAACAGAAATTGTTCCTCGGTTGAGTGACATTGGTGTCGAACGCATATACTGGGGAGGACATTCAAAGAGCAATGAAGATGGACACGTTCCTGAAATGGGAAGTGGTCAGTTTCCGAATGAAAATTTTAGGCAAGCTGCCTATTTTACACAAATGCAATATAATGATGCGTCTGGTACCCTTTTAGATCTTAATTATAAAAGGACGATAGATGTTATTGGTTGTAAGGAACAATATGATATGAATTATTATGGTTTTCTCGAAGAAGCTGGTCGACGACATAGCTTACAATATGGAGGACCTGGCGGAAAGTGCTAGTTAGCTTGTGTGTTGTAACGTGCTTGTTTTCATTATGCGAACAAGGAAAGGGTTAAGTGGCAAAATGCCACAAAATGGACCTCAAGATTGTGAAAATGCACTGAACGTTAGGGAAAAGATTAAAATGCTCCATTCCGTTAGTTTTGGGACATTTTGATCAAAATTGGACATCATGACCAGTCAACGGATTTTTGAAATTCCATCTTTATCCTTCTTAATCAAAACGCCCCAATCCACcactaccaccgccaccaccaaacGAACAACCACCCACCACaatcgctgccaccaccaccactgccatcACCAtccccaccaccgccaccaccactaccactagaACAACCAACACCAccgcctcctccaccaccaccaccactaccaccgccaccgccacta
This genomic stretch from Papaver somniferum cultivar HN1 chromosome 5, ASM357369v1, whole genome shotgun sequence harbors:
- the LOC113280200 gene encoding uncharacterized protein LOC113280200, coding for MENYTLLSVFVAMVFVLNLNFLEVDGRQSISIEEDLEYERQLKILNKPPIKTIHSSWGDIYDCIDFYKQPAFDHPLLKNHKFQMKPNSELKGGRSESGTPIFQTQVESCAQGTVPIRRTRKEDLIRAKYSSLSIEPMSAPKNEYFAGIVYQHDGETFHGATANISIWKPNVNLDEYSMAEISLRSGWDRQYNRIHVGWMVNPLFYGNDTNVRQFTYWTADNGQQTGCYNTLCPGFVQVDGRFTPDLPYEAISVYGGDVVEVQSHVYLDSSEKKWWYVIQGTKVGYWPTEIVPRLSDIGVERIYWGGHSKSNEDGHVPEMGSGQFPNENFRQAAYFTQMQYNDASGTLLDLNYKRTIDVIGCKEQYDMNYYGFLEEAGRRHSLQYGGPGGKC